In Flavobacterium gelatinilyticum, a genomic segment contains:
- a CDS encoding aminopeptidase P N-terminal domain-containing protein, with amino-acid sequence MKQFFVLFAFLFTFSQIHSQENLPTDYLSKEFHQERREAFRNLMPANSAAVVFSYPERVFSKDINYNYHANPDMYYLTGYKEPDAVLLLFKDPQGAEKYTEVLFVRERNANREMWTGRRLGIEGAKSKLGFKTVYNGKDFKDFVVDFKKFDTLIYDKIPTDLEINNSSDNLYSLLQTFKNKAGIIKENETSLNLFTNITSSLREIKTPEELVMMRKTVKLSCIAHNEVMKAIGPDMSENEADGIHAYVHRHYGAEGEGYPPIVGAGANGCILHYGENNATKIDNQLLLMDVGSEYHGYSADVTRTIPANGKFTEEQKAIYQLVYDAQEEVFKICKEGTPFQDVNNKAREVIAAGLIKLGIITDVRDVRTYYPHSCSHFLGLDVHDKGNYMGPLKENMIITVEPGIYIPANSKCDKKWWNIGVRIEDDILIKKDSYENLSIDSPRKWQEIEALAKQKSTFNDMKFPKI; translated from the coding sequence ATGAAACAATTCTTTGTATTGTTCGCTTTCTTATTTACGTTTTCTCAGATTCATTCTCAGGAAAATCTTCCAACTGATTATCTTTCGAAGGAATTTCACCAGGAACGCCGTGAGGCTTTTCGAAATTTAATGCCGGCTAATTCTGCTGCAGTTGTTTTTTCTTATCCTGAAAGGGTTTTCTCAAAAGATATTAATTACAACTATCACGCAAATCCGGATATGTATTATTTAACTGGTTATAAAGAACCAGATGCTGTTTTACTGCTTTTTAAAGATCCGCAGGGAGCAGAAAAATATACTGAAGTCCTTTTTGTGAGAGAGCGAAATGCTAATCGTGAGATGTGGACAGGAAGGCGATTGGGAATTGAGGGTGCAAAATCGAAACTTGGTTTTAAAACGGTTTATAACGGAAAGGACTTTAAAGATTTTGTCGTTGATTTTAAAAAATTTGATACTTTAATTTACGATAAAATTCCGACTGACCTTGAAATCAACAATAGTTCTGATAATTTGTATTCGTTATTGCAGACTTTTAAAAATAAAGCGGGAATTATAAAAGAAAATGAAACTTCTCTAAATCTCTTTACTAATATTACAAGTTCTCTTCGCGAAATAAAAACTCCCGAAGAGCTTGTTATGATGCGTAAAACGGTTAAACTTTCCTGTATCGCACACAACGAAGTTATGAAAGCAATTGGTCCGGATATGAGTGAAAACGAGGCTGACGGAATTCACGCATATGTTCACAGACATTACGGCGCAGAGGGAGAAGGCTATCCGCCAATTGTTGGCGCGGGAGCAAACGGATGTATTTTGCATTATGGAGAAAACAATGCCACAAAAATTGATAACCAATTATTATTAATGGATGTTGGTTCTGAATATCACGGTTATTCTGCAGATGTTACGCGAACTATTCCTGCAAACGGAAAATTCACGGAGGAACAAAAAGCAATTTATCAATTGGTTTATGATGCGCAGGAAGAAGTTTTTAAAATCTGCAAGGAAGGAACTCCGTTTCAGGATGTGAACAACAAAGCAAGAGAAGTTATTGCTGCGGGTTTGATAAAACTAGGAATCATTACAGATGTCCGAGATGTGCGAACATATTATCCGCACAGCTGTTCGCATTTTCTTGGTTTAGATGTTCACGACAAAGGAAATTATATGGGGCCTCTAAAAGAAAATATGATTATTACGGTTGAACCTGGAATTTATATCCCGGCAAATAGCAAATGTGACAAAAAATGGTGGAATATTGGGGTTCGTATCGAAGATGATATTTTGATTAAAAAAGATTCTTATGAAAATCTATCGATAGATTCTCCTAGAAAATGGCAGGAAATTGAAGCTTTGGCCAAACAAAAAAGCACTTTTAACGATATGAAATTCCCTAAAATATAG
- a CDS encoding peroxiredoxin: protein MSLKIGDIVPNFTAKDNHGEVFESKSFLGRKPLVIYFYPKDNTPGCTTEACSFRDQYEDFKDLGAEVIGISADSVKSHHKFANKHKLPFILLSDEDKRLRHLFGVRNNLFGLLPGRVTYIIDRNGVVIYIFDSMNAARHIPKALEIIKELVL, encoded by the coding sequence ATGTCATTAAAAATAGGAGATATCGTTCCGAATTTTACTGCAAAAGATAATCACGGAGAAGTTTTTGAAAGCAAAAGTTTTTTAGGCAGAAAACCACTGGTGATTTATTTTTACCCAAAAGATAATACACCGGGCTGCACTACTGAAGCCTGCAGTTTTAGAGATCAGTATGAAGACTTTAAAGATTTAGGAGCAGAAGTAATTGGTATTAGTGCCGACAGCGTAAAATCGCATCATAAATTTGCAAACAAACACAAACTGCCTTTCATCTTACTTTCAGATGAAGATAAAAGATTGAGACATCTTTTTGGTGTCAGAAACAATCTTTTTGGACTTCTTCCGGGGAGAGTAACATATATTATTGACAGAAACGGAGTAGTTATTTATATTTTTGACAGTATGAATGCTGCCAGACATATTCCGAAAGCGCTGGAAATAATAAAAGAATTAGTGTTGTAA
- a CDS encoding 6-pyruvoyl trahydropterin synthase family protein → MRVTISRKAHFNAAHRLYRKDWTPEKNNAVFGKCNNPNFHGHNYGLTVSVTGQIDPETGFVLDVKVLADIILDEVEIPFDHKNLNLDVPEFKDLNPTAENIAVVIWNKIRRRIQPDFDLEVVLNETDRNFVTYKGE, encoded by the coding sequence ATGAGAGTAACCATATCAAGAAAAGCACATTTTAATGCTGCACATCGATTATACAGGAAGGATTGGACGCCCGAAAAAAACAATGCTGTTTTTGGAAAATGCAACAACCCTAATTTCCATGGTCATAATTATGGTTTAACTGTCAGCGTTACAGGACAAATTGACCCGGAAACTGGTTTTGTATTAGATGTCAAAGTATTGGCGGATATTATACTCGATGAAGTAGAAATTCCGTTTGATCATAAAAACCTGAATCTGGATGTTCCGGAATTTAAGGATTTGAATCCAACAGCCGAAAATATTGCCGTTGTGATATGGAATAAAATTAGAAGAAGAATTCAGCCTGACTTCGATCTTGAAGTTGTACTGAATGAAACAGACCGCAATTTTGTAACTTATAAAGGAGAATAA
- the msrB gene encoding peptide-methionine (R)-S-oxide reductase MsrB yields MKTKNLIFSLCFMLPLFIFQACGQNTKKQPAKTTVMENKIAKPGNPYYSNTDTTKLNVSNAEWKKVLPADVYAVMREADTERPFTGKYWNTDEKGTYYCASCGNKLFRSTAKFSSSCGWPSFFEQENKKSIVFKEDNSLGMERIETLCGRCGGHLGHIFDDGPEPTGKRYCMNSIALDFIPDTK; encoded by the coding sequence ATGAAAACAAAAAACCTAATTTTTAGTCTTTGCTTTATGCTGCCTCTTTTTATTTTTCAGGCATGTGGACAAAACACGAAAAAACAACCTGCTAAAACAACGGTTATGGAAAATAAAATCGCTAAACCCGGAAATCCCTATTATTCTAATACCGATACAACAAAATTAAATGTAAGCAATGCCGAATGGAAAAAGGTTTTACCCGCAGATGTTTATGCTGTAATGCGTGAAGCCGATACCGAAAGACCTTTTACGGGTAAATATTGGAACACTGACGAAAAAGGAACTTATTATTGTGCTTCGTGCGGAAATAAATTATTTAGATCGACTGCCAAATTTTCAAGCAGTTGCGGCTGGCCGAGTTTCTTTGAACAGGAAAACAAAAAAAGCATTGTTTTTAAAGAAGATAATTCTCTTGGAATGGAAAGAATCGAAACCCTCTGCGGTCGTTGCGGAGGACATTTAGGACATATTTTTGATGATGGTCCTGAACCAACCGGAAAACGTTACTGTATGAACTCGATCGCTCTCGATTTTATTCCCGACACTAAATAA
- a CDS encoding type I phosphomannose isomerase catalytic subunit, with amino-acid sequence MKPENLYPLQFEPILKERIWGGEKLKTLLNKPITSNITGESWELSTVEGDVSVVADGDLKGKSLMELINEVPNEILGTRVYERFGKQFPLLFKYLDAREDLSIQVHPNDKLAKERHNSFGKTEMWYVMQADKDARIIVGFKEDSSKEEYLKHLNDNTLVSILDDVKAKAGDVFFLETGTVHAIGAGLVVAEIQQTSDITYRLYDFDRVDAQGNKRELHVDLALDAINYNKVETQKKYDSKNNTSNVVVDCPYFTTNFIPLENKVEVSKSGETFTVYMCIEGTFEIEYNGFIKTYIQGDTVLVPAAINSFVLSGKASILEIYIS; translated from the coding sequence ATGAAACCAGAAAACCTGTATCCGCTTCAATTTGAGCCAATTCTTAAAGAAAGAATCTGGGGTGGAGAAAAATTAAAAACATTATTAAACAAACCAATTACTTCAAATATTACCGGTGAAAGCTGGGAATTATCTACAGTAGAAGGAGATGTCAGCGTTGTTGCCGACGGAGATTTAAAAGGCAAATCATTAATGGAGCTTATTAATGAAGTGCCAAATGAAATATTAGGGACAAGAGTTTACGAGCGTTTCGGAAAACAATTTCCGTTGCTTTTTAAATATTTAGATGCACGTGAAGATCTTTCAATTCAGGTTCATCCAAACGATAAATTAGCAAAAGAACGTCATAATTCTTTTGGTAAAACAGAAATGTGGTATGTAATGCAGGCTGATAAAGATGCCAGAATTATTGTTGGATTTAAAGAAGATTCAAGCAAAGAAGAATACCTGAAACATTTAAATGATAACACGTTAGTTTCAATTCTTGATGATGTAAAAGCAAAAGCAGGCGATGTTTTCTTTTTAGAAACCGGAACAGTTCATGCCATTGGGGCAGGTTTAGTAGTAGCCGAAATTCAGCAGACATCAGATATTACATATCGTTTGTATGATTTTGACCGTGTAGATGCACAAGGAAACAAAAGAGAACTTCATGTCGATCTGGCACTTGATGCTATTAACTATAATAAAGTAGAGACTCAGAAGAAATACGATTCAAAAAACAATACATCTAATGTTGTGGTTGATTGTCCTTACTTTACCACCAATTTTATTCCGTTAGAAAATAAAGTAGAAGTTTCTAAATCAGGTGAAACGTTTACAGTATATATGTGTATCGAAGGAACTTTTGAAATCGAATATAATGGATTCATAAAAACATATATACAAGGAGACACAGTGTTAGTTCCTGCAGCAATAAATTCATTTGTTTTGAGTGGAAAAGCTTCTATTTTAGAAATTTACATTTCTTAA
- the msrA gene encoding peptide-methionine (S)-S-oxide reductase MsrA, with product MKNIFLICLFALSLSGFSQNKKASNLETITLGGGCYWCVEAVYENLDGVKSVVSGFSGGKTVNPSYEEVCTGTTGHAEVVQITYDKNVTNINEIFKVFFTVHDPTTLNRQGADVGTQYRSVIFYNNEEQKKAAQNIITELNKAKVYNSPIVTKVEPFSKFYKAEDYHQNYYANNKNQPYCKMVIQPKLEKFEKVFKDKLKKKK from the coding sequence ATGAAAAATATATTTTTAATCTGCCTTTTTGCTTTATCGTTAAGCGGATTTTCACAAAATAAGAAAGCTTCAAATCTGGAAACGATCACTCTTGGCGGTGGTTGTTATTGGTGTGTTGAAGCGGTTTACGAAAATCTTGACGGAGTAAAATCTGTGGTCTCGGGTTTTTCGGGTGGAAAAACTGTAAATCCGAGTTATGAAGAAGTCTGCACCGGTACAACCGGTCATGCCGAAGTTGTTCAGATTACCTATGACAAAAACGTAACTAATATTAATGAAATCTTCAAAGTCTTTTTTACCGTTCATGACCCTACAACATTAAATCGTCAGGGTGCAGATGTTGGAACACAGTACCGTTCTGTAATTTTTTATAATAATGAAGAACAGAAAAAAGCAGCTCAAAACATTATAACAGAACTAAACAAAGCAAAAGTTTACAACAGTCCTATTGTGACAAAAGTCGAGCCGTTTTCAAAGTTCTACAAAGCCGAAGATTACCATCAAAATTATTATGCCAACAATAAAAATCAGCCGTATTGCAAAATGGTAATCCAGCCCAAACTGGAAAAGTTTGAAAAAGTTTTTAAAGACAAACTCAAAAAGAAGAAATAA
- the idi gene encoding isopentenyl-diphosphate Delta-isomerase: MTEENVILVNENDEQIGLMPKLEAHEKALLHRAFSVFILNDKNEIMLQQRAHHKYHSPLLWTNTCCSHQREGETNIEAGTRRLFEEMGFKAELKELFHFIYKAPFDNGLTEHELDHVMIGYYNDQPAINPDEVEAWKWMSIEDVKADIEKQPEIYTVWFKIIFDEFDHYLEDHKL; this comes from the coding sequence ATGACAGAAGAAAACGTAATATTAGTTAACGAAAACGACGAACAGATTGGCTTGATGCCAAAATTGGAAGCGCACGAGAAAGCACTTTTGCACCGCGCCTTTTCGGTTTTTATTTTAAATGATAAAAATGAGATAATGCTGCAGCAGCGTGCACATCATAAATATCATTCACCTTTGCTGTGGACAAATACTTGTTGCAGCCACCAGCGGGAAGGGGAAACCAATATTGAAGCAGGAACCCGAAGACTGTTTGAGGAAATGGGCTTTAAAGCCGAATTGAAAGAACTTTTTCATTTTATATACAAAGCACCTTTCGATAACGGATTAACTGAGCATGAACTTGATCATGTTATGATTGGATATTACAATGATCAGCCTGCAATAAATCCCGATGAGGTAGAAGCCTGGAAATGGATGAGTATCGAAGATGTAAAAGCTGATATTGAAAAACAGCCTGAAATATATACTGTATGGTTTAAGATAATTTTTGATGAATTTGATCATTATCTGGAAGACCATAAATTATAA